Part of the Mytilus galloprovincialis chromosome 14, xbMytGall1.hap1.1, whole genome shotgun sequence genome is shown below.
tgatattccCTGAAATCATATGTAAAATAATAagtaaaatgttcagtgattatattttaaaaatggctggtAATTTTCAGGGATTGTATATAATCACTAATGATTTTAccgattctacataatcactgaaaatcagtgattctacataatcactgaaaatcagtgattctacataatcccaaATGGTCTATACAAATTCACTGTTTATAAGTACTAACGAGGTTCTTTTAacatgtgtgtgtttttttatatatattattcatttcaACGGTTTTTACTAGTCAGAATTTATAAGATATTTGTTAATTCATTCTGGGAACTTATATTTTAATCTATATTTTGAAAGTACAGGGTCCCTGGTCCCTGGTTCACTACAGTAAACATCACATGACGTTTAATGTGTGGGGCGAGTTGGCTCATGTCTGTTTGTCTAATCTGGTTTCCAATGGTCGGGATACAGGCTGTTTATTACCTAGATGGCGGGAAAGGCTTACAAgcagatttatatatattatagcttatttacattgtaaaactTAAACACCTGCTCATCGCTAGAATTGTATTAAGTTTTCAAACGCACACAAATACACACAATATACCTCAAAAGTTTTTCTTGGAGACAGCTCAGGATACTGTATGATTTGATTTTAACGTGGTAAGTAGTTACGATGGTTATGTAAGACCTGGAGGCTGGATTAACAGACTATAAGGGTATCCCCATCGTGCTCTTGATAATGCATTGTAACGTAACAATTTCCATTGAAAAAGCATGCATAGTACATATATGCTTTCGGGTCGATCCGGCCCAACGTCGATCCGTCCCATatgtaaagtcgatccggccccaataaaaaatatatttataaggaataaaaataaagatagatattaatgtaattcataaatgtttatgatttttattataatgtaaaagctgtacggtaaagaccttgttgattaatttacgtaactttaattaatcaggatttgatttaattaagtgattacaagtggcattaccttagttcacaatcatcagacaattgttgaataaacaaaccaattatagactaatgatttGATTAATCAAGTCATTATGCATGGTGAGTTAAATTTTATAGACCTGTTCCACTggattgtaaatatttatttagatattcTGTTTatgaaccaaaaaatataaaatcgccATGACATTCAAAGTTAAAGCAAGgattcttactatacaaatccttggttaaagttatcatggaaaataacttcatatttcaaaatatgttGAAGGTGCTATACAACCAGCGACACAATAACACTCATGTTCGTATCAatttaaaatagttctttaactggtactccaatacttcacttacctgttgtcatccatcatcggacacttttttgtaaattccatttatactgttaaaatgtgtcacaaattcctccaaaatcaatatagttatttcatattttattatggggccggatcgacttggggccggatcgacgtgggccggatcgacttgggccggatcgactttgggcCAGATCGGTTTGGGGCTGGAACGACCGGATACCGTGTATATGACGAACAAAAACATATGATCTGACAGAACACCCTCCCTGGTAGCCAAATCAGAACTATTGCTCTCGCTCTTGACTCGTCTCAAAAATATTTTCTGGTCCAACCTAGAAATTTAAATCTTTGCTGATAAAAAGTTTTTTGCAAACATTTGTAGTTCAGGATCTCTTACCTTTTATGtgcttatcatgcttattgaTATAGAAATATCCAgaagaaaagataaaataagTTACAATTTCAATAGAAGTGAGCAAATATTTACTGATTTCAAAATAGTCCCCTGAATTTCCAAAATACGTTGCTTCTGAAGAGTATGAAATATCAAGTTCGGAACAATTTGGCAAACCCAAATTTCCGGATAATATAAATCCATACAATGCCATACAATCTAACTTCTGGAAATTCCGATCCGTCAAATTTTACTGAGTTTTAATTCAAAGCATTCATGTTATATTGGCTTGGGTCTTTGAATTCATTTCACTTGATATAGGGTAAAAATTGGTTTGTCATGTGCACTTTTAAAAAGTTCTGCTTGCAGGATAAACAAAGGGGTTAAACATACATGTAGGTCACtttaaacatgtcattttaactATAAACTATAATATTCAAACAAGTATTACACAGCTGTAAACACTCTTAAAAATGGTTAGgttacaaatgtagaaaaagaaaaacatccggtttgaattttatctttgattcttaatttttagaaATTCTCATTTGAATATCAAGACATCTTTAATCTTTCAAATATCAAGACATCTTCCTGATCTAGGTCTATTTTCATGAATTTTCCATCTATAGGATTATAGAATTTATTCCGTTCAACAGAGAATTGAAATCAACAGAGTTTAGAATGCTTTTATTAAACAGGAATTTGAAGACTGAGACTCGCCTGACTTCAATATACAACATACATTTACAAGGTTTAAATTGTACAATTTATAATATTGTTCTTCGAAACATCCACAGTTGTTTGATGGGAACCAACCAGATGAGTTGTGAAAATATGGTATGAGGACGGGAGTTGACTGGATTTCCTTAACCTTAGTTGTGAATACTAAGCCTTTGTTATTTGGTTGAGTCAGGGAAGTACTTCTCCATGTTCTCTATCTCTCATCCAGTTAGAGCCCTCAAGTACTGGCAGAAGGTTCAGTTAAATGGTTCCTGGAAGCAATCAATGTGATGTGTAACTTTCTAATCATAATTAGTTCAAAgaaatgtatgttgttttttgttcatatcaaatattttcaagtatgttatttattgtttatatcaaatattaacatGCATATGTTGTTTATTCTAGATTAAAAAGAGAGATCAAGTATGGATGTAAGTAGACATTTGTACagtatttatgttgttttaatctTAACAAATAGCTTGGGAGTGGGTAGAAATGATTAAAGTTACAACTAAGAAATAGTGTGGGAAGGGTGGGAACAATTTAGGTCAGCAACCTACCAGTTTATCACACTGCCCACTACCACTGtcctacatgtacatgcatgagCTGATAAACAACAGATAATGACAAACAAATGTAACTTATATAAACTATCTGATCTAACAAATGTATGAGACACAAAATCATCATAGTACTATTCGGTATAGTGTAGGGCCAGGCCACCTTCTTTTAATAAAAACTTAAGTGAACTCTCCTTTAAAAATCCGAAGTGAAAACCCTCAAACTGACATACAATGTAGGTTTAAAAACTAAATAACCCTTCAAAATGCCATTCGAATTTGAACTAGTTTTTGCATCAATGACCAATACATTTCTACACTTTAGAATGGGAGACAtcttttatatataacaaaaattgaaggtataaaaatttggaaaaaaattgaaacatttaatgAGCTTTAAGATAAAGACTGTTTTCCACAAAAAGAAAACCCCTAAAAGTAAGTTTTAttcttgaaaaattaaatatgttGATAGTTACTATTGTGCAAATGTTGAGGCTTTAACATGTTATCATATTCAAGGGGCCTCTATAGCCAAGTGGTTTGAGTAGATCTTGTACTGTATtaaatcactagccagtcaacactgagctTGTGGGTTTGAACCCTGCTTGTGAGGGTGTACttgacttcaatcttaattgactagaattgttAGTTTCCCTATCGACAGCAAGAGTTTTTCTCCTGCACTCCGACTTCTTCGCCATTAAATACTGGCTGCCATGAAATAATCCAAAAGCCatgcttaaaagtggtgttaaaacacaatcaaatcaatcaaatttAATGTTATCTTAAAGTTATTCAAGATATTTCctgcttttcttttcttttaataaatttttgggatcgtataatggtatgatgtcgtcgtaagggccaaaaaggggcaaaaaCTAGCAcaagaaggtttggattcattttgggggttattgtGCAAACAGTTTAGGTATtaataagggccaaaaaggggccaaaaactagcatttttgtagtttcttgacaataacttgtgtgtaagtgtatggatctctcttaaATTGTACCACAAGCTTCCATATCACAAAAGAAAGGCTAGGATTGAGTTTAGGGGTAATTGTCCAATTcatgcaggaattaggggccataaAAGGACCAAAAAcgagcatttttctagtttcctgAAAAAAACTCTTTGTTTAAgaatatggatctctctgaaatcgtaCTACAAAGTTCCAttctacaaaggaaaggctgggttTCTGTGTGGGGGTAATTGCTCAAAGGGGGGATTCATTCAAAAAGTTTGGGGGGATCCAATTTGTTTAAGGGgttcaaatttgtattttcaaaatttttcaaatttcaattttttttaaattttcaagaagaatctttaattgcacagtattgtgcaatagatttgtaagatcttgacatttgttttgtgttaaAAAGTTGTACTATGttaaaaattttatcacaatccaaattcagacagaatcaagcttgaattttgtgtccaaatttgccacAACTGTTCAAGGTTTAACCTCTTCAgtcgtatcaggctgtgctcagtgaagcattttattttaatgacGTGGGGTTTCTTAAATATCtagacatacatgacatatatttAACAGGAACCAGATGGCGATCTTGTGAAACAGGAAGTAATTACCTCCAAAGATATCAGAGATGAAGAAATGGAAAAAGACAGAggaaagaaagaagaaagattaggACAAGAACTTGATCAAGTAGGATAATTAACAATTTAAGTCTATTTTTTTAAGATGATGAAAAGTCTGGATTTCAATCAAAGGAggaggttcagtaagacccctttttggccccaaaatatagcagttttacaaaattgtgaaaatgtaatcgtttagCTATTTACTAGAAAGTAGAATGCTTTTGCTACGtaaatatggactgtttttgacaatacagtgcacatatattgggtagtAGCATCATTAATTCATGCTAAGGCCAAAATAACAAGATtgtatgtttgcccaaacgctaccgacccaaaataaacctgccgactcaaattctttttttgacattttttagaagaattttttcataacaaaaaaagacagaaactatggatggtagataataattcatataaaatattttaggacatttaatctattttaataataataataataataataattctttatttaaagagggttacacagttagctataaagctaatcttccctgaggccctcatgaaatacaatgaaatataacaaacaattacaaaatatcaaacagacacacatacatgaataatgaaataaaaaaatgttatgaaatatacaattttcaaaacaggtaaaagttacaaattcatatatgacatgtatagtattggcatcaacaatatcataagtttgagtaagtgtgtgaaaattattatgcaaataaaaaatgcacagcttcttaatgttccatcaagtaattttttaaatattttttgaataagcttgtacttgaggttgatggatataggatttaaaaactgcaaacaaattaaATCACTACATagtcagctgatattttttttacacaagcAAAACCAAACATCGTGTTGATgtaactgttgaaaatcacttcaTAAATCCACCTGCCCTTTCACACATTTAGTAATTGTAAAGGTTATAAACATCTCAGGATACAAATAATAAAGTagactaatttatttatagaGGTTTTAAATTCATGGCTTTTGGTTGACTCTACAAAGGTTTGATGGGAAAAAAAGATATactgttttaagatcttttaatattttcatgcaaattctgaagaaaaaaaaaaatttccctacctacctacccacacccagtcatcatgggtcgggtttgggcaaactgaaatatttttaattgtggcctaaattactgaaatcttcataattttaacattttaatttatattttagaaggtttcCGTCTTGAATGAAAGTGGcagcatttgtgttcattcataatattgaaatgtaagttgtatttgatgataatacataacatatataaaggttgaggatgaacactgatgcggccactttcatttttgacaaaaaccatctgaaaagtgacgtttctTGGCATATTTGTAGACTTGAATCGGAGTGTTTTTAATGAAgttatcagttaaaatctttcacatcaaCTAAttcaatcaattgaaatagacactgaaGTTAAGTGTtgaaaaagtgttcaaaatctttcgttagattaacctgaaatttgaggccaaaatcggctctTACTTGACCTACTCCTTTAGACCTAGGAAACATCCAGTGCAGGCATTGACATACTAAATTTAGTTTTTTGACGTTTGCTCTATGTTTCTAGACTACAATATAAAAGGAAATTAATTATAGAACCTTCTCCCTTGAACTGTTTTTTGGGGTAAGACTTATAGGGCTGGCTTGATGGTTATCAATACTTCAAACTTGATCACTAATTTAAGGAAAAGAAAATAGTGCATTGAGCAcaacattctatacatcctagACATGGAAATTCTAAACAGTTACATGTAATTTCACTCTCTCTTTATCTCTTTACTGGTTGGCAGATATATGTAATCAGGTGGAATAAAATGAAGACAGCTGTCAACATCAGTTTCAGAGTTGCATTATTTAAAACCAAAAGCAGAAACATATTTAAAGGATTTTTCAAACAGTGGATTTACATTAAGAAACttttgtttaaacatatataaataagattatttcCCAGTAGTTTGTTGGAACCGAGAGAAATTTTGTTATGCAAAAGCAAGATTGAACTTTCTAATTGACCATCCTAGTTTGTCAACCCATTTTAACAAGTCTTTGCCATAAATGGAACACTTTGGAAGTGCCACATGATGTTATATAAGTATAAGCATATTGATTCTCTACATTCTCtgtctatttctgtcatatttataGATTTGAAATGTTGTCTTGACAAAATTAACACATTGTCTCAGGTTCGCAAATACCAAATGTTTGTAAAAATGTGTATAAAGTATTTTAGAATAACTATTATCACTAAATTTTGAAGTGGCAAATATATCTCTTTGAAAATCAAAATCCATTTATGAAAGTATTGGTTGGAAAgattatttaattattatatttttgtttattaatgtCTTGAACAGGCATGTAATACTTGCCAATGGCATGAATGGAAGTAAAGcgaccaacaatcaatcaatatttagcAGATTGCTAATGCATTTTATATCCTTTATTCTTAGactttataattcataaaaataGGAAATTGCTGTGGAGAGTTAACTGATTgtctatcataccacatcttcttatttttatatatactagCTAGTTATAGCCATACTTGTCAAgcaaaaatacataaattgatCATGATGCATAAATCTAATCAATGAGAAAACTATAATTATAGACAAAGAAAGATATCTCTGTTAGTTTTATATTCCATAACCTTATAAAGAACAAGGCTTCAATTTTAGTTCCGACTGCAATATAGAAGCAGTCTTTACAACACAgtgcttgattttttaaaatttgataacattGTTATTAGATGCAGGatttttctcgctgtattgaagaccacccattggtggccttcatctggtttttttctctttggtctggttgtctctttgacacattccccatttcaattctcaaattTTATCTTGACAGGGACCAGATGGGAATCTTGCAAAACAGGAAGTTGTTATTACAAAGGAGATGGTACAAGAAGAGGAAGCATTGGAAAAAGAGGGGGAAAAGGAAGAAGAAAAGTTGCGTCAAGAACATGACAAGGTTTGTACGTAAAAGTTCATTTGTTGGTGCTGTTTAAAAGAAAGGTTATTATTACATATTTTCATCTGTCTTTGAGAGCAATTTAAGTGTTTTAAGAGATAGCTGTTTCATATATTTCATGTCAGGGCCTTAAACAGCTAACTAGACTATATGGTGTGAGTTTTTCTCGTTATTTAAGGTCTGCATTTGGGTAAAATTGCTTACATTCACTCATCATCAGATAGTGACAGCATAAACAGTTTGAtcactgttaattcagaaattattgcaatgtttttattattatgaaacagggctttccattgaaattgaagtagaaggctgaattaaaattataggcggctgtaacatgcgttcggcgaagccggacgtccaccaagctgtaagcttggtgccttacggcagggggtctgggggccgctcaaggcccccagaagctctgccataaatagagcaaaatctgcattctcgcaatctcctggcacctaatttcatctttcaaatgaccattttttatgtatgaaattaaagaaaaaaaaaaatctcaaagactttttttttttttatgttatagttttttattttcatttatttatgcttaaaattcatttacttttaaaagagatttatttatataataatccggtttgttaaaaatcttgatcgatttattttgcagacatacgtgcatttgtaaacaaatgacccccgttttctctctaaagactggTACGCGTAActaaaatcatacaattatttttcaagcattgacagaaaattgatatatcctctgattttctcttttaaactgttcaataagtcggatacataaattatttggaaatgttatttatttgaggtcgagtcgacaatattctactttcgtttttgaccttgattccctgaacaccacgtgggccttgaaaaatgaacttcaaaagatactgttttccagattctgaacattatgatctactacactttctttaatttgacggatattattccataacataagattgtcatcctatctgattgtcttcacgttttaaaagtaaaaaagccaacgagttaatgaccctcggaacgtctctattgttatcattcaatgaccaccggaacgtctctcttgttatctttgaaaagaaacgatgcattctgactttaaatagacaaccaatcagtgacctgaattcatgtgaactatatttagcccaaggtaaacactgacttttcatccttgtttatcgtgaccgcgactttgcgaaaatacgtctctcggctgcctgtaaacatttgaaaaagatattattttctttttgaatttatatttttgtcagtgaagtagccggcacttgaagccaccgcaaacggcggatttccgccggctaccggcttcaatggaaagccctgatgAAAAATgtaacagggttataatcacaataattaaaactcacattttgatatttttcaatgatgaatcaaacaggattttttctGAATATCGCAAAAATTCAAATCGCATTtcagtcttaaatgacaaaattgcaattgAATGAATGCATGccattatttctaaatttacatcatataaccaatttcataaaaggtgaaaataaatttatgaaaaaatatttacaaggTAAGTGatttaaaatcttattttcaataaatttactcctacaatatatttgaaattaagtTAGTTTTAAGAGAAATATAAAGCAGGATGGGTCATTTTTAATGATACTTTATATGTATTTTCCAGACTTGGCAGGACCTGAATGCAGAGGACAGAGAACAAAGGTATAAGAGATTACAATTTCTCCTGAGTAAGAGTAATATGTACACACAGTATTTACTCTCAAGGATGGAAAAACagagggaagaacaaacaaaaaagaccGAAAGAATCAAGAAAAAACAGGTTTGAATAAATTACTAAATATATGTATTTTCTAGGATTGATTGTTTGTCTTTCTGATATGAAAAGGGGATACCTGTTTATTTTTATGCCACATTTATGTGTTTAGGTCTGTGCGTTAGTTTGtttgtctgtcctgcttcaggttaaagttttcggtcaaggtagtttttaatggaatttaagtctgatcaacttgaaacatagtacacatgttccctatgatatgatctttcatattttaatgccaaattagagattttaccccattttcactgtccactgaaacAAGAAAATTATAGTGTGAGTTGGGTATCTGTGTTCTATGAGCATattcttgtttaatttttgtCTGTTGATTAAAAAGAATATACTATAGTAAATTTCAGTTTCTAATGAtagttgtaatattttttttaaatcctacaTAGTGAGTACTTAAATTTTGGTGTTAATCTTCTGTCTTTTTACCAGAATTACAGCTTAAtatctgtaaattcagaaattattgcatgtatttattgttttagactaaaatgggattttatttttgagatattcagaaaaatcctgtttgattcatatgaaaaatttcaaaatacaagtttttattattgcaattataaccctgttacatttttcacaataattgaAACATTGTatagtttctgaatttatagttACCATGGTTACATATTAAATTGTTCAAGATAGGTAAACAGCACTATTACTTTTTGAATTAATTGGTACCTGTGATTCTCCAATCAaaaagtaaagtttttgtgtgtaaatatcAATTCCCTTCTCTCCATTTAATTTCGCATATTATTCATTAAACTGTTCTGACATTAAAGAatgatttgtttcaatatttctgtattgaaaagcactttacgcccatCATGATATGGGACAATATTATTGGtttcaatattttgttgttgtttcttaAGGTGAATGGACAGAGAAATCAGTACTTGTAGTAGGTTTTCATGATAACATTATAAGAATTCATTGTTTTTTCTTGCTCTCTGAAAATTAGATGTAGACAAACAAGATGGTGCTCCCCCAATCTATATTTACAATATCTAGACACCTTTTCCACCTGTGTGTCTGACACCTTCCCACTTATAATAGACGTATTAACACTTGTttgcaaatttgtccgccattatgtagaatcacacaggttcccgtaaactttgacataacaattaaaaaaaattgacgtcactataaaaaaaaaattgttgcttGACATCAGAAGGTTATTCGGAGGCAATCTTAGGTCATTTGGAGACAaaattcagctaaataccaaaagtgtaaatatgtttattaGCACCTTACAGATTTTGATTATTTACCATTTAGGCCACACACACAAAAGATGTTAGACTTTTCAGATGAACTTAGACATGCTAGAGGTGCAGgatacatttttatgccccacctacgatagtagaggggcattatgttttctggtctgtgcgtccgttcgtccgtctgttcgttcgtccgttcgtccgtctgtcccatgtcaggttaaagtttttggtcaaggtagtttttgatgaagttgaagtccaatcaacttgaaacttagtacacatgttccttatgatatgatctttctaatttaaatgccaaattagagttttgaccccaattttacggttcactgatagaaaatgataatgcaaatttcaggttaaagtttttggcttcaggttaaagtttttggtcaaggtagtttttgatgaagttgaagtccaatcaacttgaaacttagtatacatgtgccctatgatatgatctttctaatttaaatgccaaattagagttttgaccccaattttacggttcactgaacatagaaaatgatagtgcaaatttcaggttaaagtttttggcttcaggttaaagtttttggtcaaggtagtttttgatgaagttgaagtccaatcaacttgaaacttagtatacatgtgcccaatgatatgatctttctaatttaaatgccaaattagagttttgaccccaattttacggttcactgaacatagaaaatgatagtgcaaatttcaggttaaagtttttggtcaaggtagtttttgatgaagttgaagtccaatcaacttgaaacttagtatacatgtgccctatgatatgatctttctaatttaaatgccaaattagagttttgaccccaattttacggttcactgaacatagaaaatgatagtgcaaatttcaggttaaagtttttggcttcaggttaa
Proteins encoded:
- the LOC143059132 gene encoding lymphoid-specific helicase-like, which gives rise to MDEPDGDLVKQEVITSKDIRDEEMEKDRGKKEERLGQELDQGPDGNLAKQEVVITKEMVQEEEALEKEGEKEEEKLRQEHDKTWQDLNAEDREQRYKRLQFLLSKSNMYTQYLLSRMEKQREEQTKKTERIKKKQV